The following are from one region of the Georgenia sp. M64 genome:
- a CDS encoding metalloregulator ArsR/SmtB family transcription factor → MYADTDGPVDDDLVDVAAEVFAMLAEPTRVRLVLALGDGERSVGELAATVGKAPSAVSQHLAKLRLARIVAARHEGTRVLYRLLDEHAHSLVTDALHQAEHSIGGTPRHHQVRAVRSAQQVRR, encoded by the coding sequence ATGTACGCAGATACCGATGGCCCGGTCGACGACGATCTGGTTGACGTGGCGGCGGAGGTCTTCGCGATGCTCGCCGAGCCGACCCGGGTCAGGCTCGTCCTCGCCCTCGGCGACGGCGAGCGCTCCGTCGGAGAGCTGGCCGCGACGGTCGGGAAGGCACCGTCCGCCGTCTCCCAGCATCTCGCGAAGCTTCGACTCGCCCGGATCGTCGCCGCACGCCATGAGGGGACCCGGGTGCTGTACCGGCTCCTCGACGAGCACGCGCACAGCCTGGTCACGGACGCGCTGCACCAGGCCGAGCACAGCATCGGCGGCACGCCGCGCCACCACCAGGTGCGCGCCGTCCGCTCGGCGCAGCAGGTGCGGCGATGA
- a CDS encoding cation diffusion facilitator family transporter encodes MSRSPEWGSTDRHHQGGDEHGHAHRGDGGHVHPHDRDHDRDHDHGHDHGHDHGHDHGHAHDHSDDTHTHPHGGVRGFLHHLFVPHSHDAADSIDDALEASSQGIRTVKISLVVLGTTALLQLVVVAVSGSVALAADTIHNFSDALTSVPLWIAFVLGRRRPDRRFTHGYGRAEDLAGLFVVVMIALSAVVAAYESVHRFFEPQPLQNLEWVLAAGVIGFAGNELVAGYRIRTGRRIGSAALVADGIHARTDGFTSLAVVLGVVGVWLGVPAADPVVGLLISAMIAVLLWGTVRDVGRRLLDGVEPDLVDRAERALLALPGVHAVRGLRLRWAGHRLDVGTEIEPAPGVTMTEFLTLQGSATAALRAALPGVGHVVVAPAAAATDVVPAPENRATDVAPGPDRRDAAPGPGRPAARARPASHGHAHPHR; translated from the coding sequence ATGAGCCGATCGCCGGAGTGGGGCTCGACCGACCGGCACCACCAGGGCGGGGACGAGCACGGTCACGCCCACCGGGGAGACGGCGGCCATGTTCACCCCCACGACCGCGACCACGACCGCGACCATGACCACGGCCATGACCACGGTCACGACCACGGCCATGACCACGGCCATGCCCACGACCACTCCGACGACACCCACACCCATCCCCACGGAGGTGTCCGGGGCTTCCTCCACCACCTCTTCGTCCCGCACAGCCACGACGCCGCGGACTCGATCGACGACGCCCTCGAGGCCTCGAGCCAGGGCATCAGGACCGTCAAGATCAGCCTGGTCGTCCTGGGGACGACGGCGCTGCTGCAGCTGGTGGTCGTGGCCGTCTCGGGCTCGGTCGCCCTGGCGGCGGACACGATCCACAACTTCTCCGACGCCCTCACCTCGGTCCCGCTGTGGATCGCCTTCGTCCTGGGTCGGCGCCGCCCGGACCGGCGCTTCACCCACGGCTACGGCCGCGCCGAGGATCTCGCCGGCCTGTTCGTCGTGGTCATGATCGCCCTCTCCGCCGTCGTCGCGGCATACGAGTCGGTCCACCGGTTCTTCGAGCCGCAGCCGTTGCAGAACCTCGAGTGGGTCCTCGCCGCGGGTGTCATCGGCTTCGCCGGGAACGAGCTCGTCGCGGGGTACCGCATCCGTACGGGGCGCCGGATCGGCTCGGCCGCCCTCGTCGCCGACGGCATCCACGCCCGCACCGACGGCTTCACCTCCCTCGCCGTGGTCCTCGGCGTGGTCGGCGTCTGGCTGGGCGTGCCGGCCGCCGACCCGGTCGTGGGCCTGCTCATCTCCGCGATGATCGCCGTCCTGCTCTGGGGGACGGTGCGCGACGTCGGCCGGCGGCTCCTCGACGGCGTCGAGCCGGACCTCGTCGACCGTGCCGAGCGAGCGCTGCTCGCCCTTCCCGGCGTCCACGCCGTCCGCGGGCTGCGGCTGCGGTGGGCGGGTCACCGGCTGGACGTCGGTACCGAGATCGAGCCGGCGCCCGGGGTGACCATGACCGAGTTCCTCACCCTGCAGGGCTCGGCCACCGCCGCGCTGCGGGCCGCGCTGCCGGGTGTGGGCCACGTCGTCGTCGCCCCGGCCGCGGCGGCCACCGACGTCGTGCCGGCGCCCGAGAACCGTGCGACCGACGTGGCACCCGGTCCCGACCGCCGCGACGCCGCACCCGGTCCCGGCCGCCCTGCCGCACGAGCGCGGCCGGCGTCCCACGGGCACGCCCACCCGCACCGGTAG